A DNA window from Choristoneura fumiferana chromosome 24, NRCan_CFum_1, whole genome shotgun sequence contains the following coding sequences:
- the LOC141441860 gene encoding uncharacterized protein isoform X1, which translates to MLEKCCFSVELRIGCIIIAVFGILSTGYALLVPAIQSSAQLAPWLHGLYSFWNIGRILLGVLGLLVIIASFMVIVGIRSEMSWMVLPWFGAIALYLIFIFAVGIYTVIKTEQYHQILGPIFQTGLYVYFVLVMLSWYMENQ; encoded by the exons A tgCTTGAAAAATGCTGCTTCTCCGTTGAGCTACGCATTGGATGCATAATAATAGCAGTCTTTGGTATATTGAGCACGGGTTATGCTTTACTAGTTCCCGCTATTCAATCATCTGCCCAGCTTGCTCCATGGCTTCATGGATTATATTCATTTTGGAACA TTGGGAGAATACTCCTCGGAGTTCTTGGACTTCTAGTTATTATCGCCTCTTTCATGGTAATAGTGGGAATACGCTCG GAAATGAGCTGGATGGTTCTACCCTGGTTTGGAGCGATTGcactgtatttaatttttatcttcGCTGTTGGGATTTATACTGTAATAAAAACAGAGCAATACCATCAAATACTCGGCCCTATTTTTCAAA ctgGCTTATATGTTTATTTCGTGCTGGTGATGTTGAGTTGGTATATGGAGAATCAATGA
- the LOC141441860 gene encoding uncharacterized protein isoform X2 — protein sequence MLEKCCFSVELRIGCIIIAVFGILSTGYALLVPAIQSSAQLAPWLHGLYSFWNIGRILLGVLGLLVIIASFMVIVGIRSEMSWMVLPWFGAIALYLIFIFAVGIYTVIKTEQYHQILGPIFQRPTR from the exons A tgCTTGAAAAATGCTGCTTCTCCGTTGAGCTACGCATTGGATGCATAATAATAGCAGTCTTTGGTATATTGAGCACGGGTTATGCTTTACTAGTTCCCGCTATTCAATCATCTGCCCAGCTTGCTCCATGGCTTCATGGATTATATTCATTTTGGAACA TTGGGAGAATACTCCTCGGAGTTCTTGGACTTCTAGTTATTATCGCCTCTTTCATGGTAATAGTGGGAATACGCTCG GAAATGAGCTGGATGGTTCTACCCTGGTTTGGAGCGATTGcactgtatttaatttttatcttcGCTGTTGGGATTTATACTGTAATAAAAACAGAGCAATACCATCAAATACTCGGCCCTATTTTTCAAA ggcccaccagGTAG